One Mauremys reevesii isolate NIE-2019 linkage group 5, ASM1616193v1, whole genome shotgun sequence genomic window carries:
- the LOC120407087 gene encoding 60S ribosomal protein L30 produces MVAAKKTKKSLESINSRLQLVMKSGKYVLGYKQTLKMIRQGKAKLVILANNCPALRKSEIEYYAMLAKTGVHHYSGNNIELGTACGKYYRVCTLAIIDPGDSDIIRSMPEQTSEK; encoded by the coding sequence ATGGTGGCCGCGAAGAAAACGAAAAAGTCGCTAGAGTCCATAAACTCAAGGCTTCAACTGGTTATGAAAAGTGGTAAATATGTGCTAGGGTACAAACAGACTCTGAAAATGATTCGGCAGGGCAAAGCCAAGTTGGTCATCCTAGCCAACAACTGTCCTGCTTTGAGAAAATCAGAGATTGAGTACTATGCTATGTTGGCAAAGACTGGTGTGCATCACTACAGTGGCAACAATATTGAATTGGGTACAGCATGTGGAAAATACTACAGAGTGTGCACACTGGCTATCATTGATCCAGGCGATTCTGACATCATTAGAAGCATGCCAGAGCAGACCAGTGAGAAGTAA